A single Anaeromyxobacter diazotrophicus DNA region contains:
- a CDS encoding 4Fe-4S binding protein, with protein MANKITEDCTNCGACEAECPNQAISAGDDTYLIDAAKCDECKAAGQDPACMGVCPTDCIVKL; from the coding sequence ATGGCCAACAAGATCACCGAGGATTGCACCAACTGCGGCGCTTGCGAGGCCGAGTGCCCGAACCAGGCCATCTCGGCCGGCGACGACACCTACCTCATCGACGCCGCCAAGTGCGACGAGTGCAAGGCCGCCGGTCAGGACCCCGCCTGCATGGGCGTCTGCCCGACCGACTGCATCGTCAAGCTCTAG
- a CDS encoding PhzF family phenazine biosynthesis protein encodes MTAPTARRLAFTLVDVFTSRPLEGNQLAVFTDARGLSGAEMQRLARETNLSETTFVLPGEAAPGATRVRIFTVDEELPFAGHPTLGTAAVLRGASGAAEVVLELGVGRVPVAFEDGPGGAFGEMRQRAPVFGARHDHREVARALGLPDGVLDEALPIETVSTGLAFAIAPVRSLAALERLRPDLARGADYLARTDARFFYFVARETVDPAARLHARMLFYGGEDPATGSAAGCCAAWMVAHGVARPDERVLIEQGLETRRPSRLHVRAGRRAGAVEDVRVGGHTVEVGWGELAF; translated from the coding sequence ATGACCGCCCCCACCGCCCGCCGCCTCGCCTTCACCCTCGTCGACGTCTTCACCAGCCGTCCGCTCGAGGGGAACCAGCTCGCCGTCTTCACCGACGCGCGCGGCCTCTCGGGCGCGGAGATGCAGCGCCTCGCGCGCGAGACGAACCTGTCCGAGACCACCTTCGTCCTGCCGGGCGAGGCGGCCCCGGGCGCCACCCGCGTCCGGATCTTCACCGTCGACGAGGAGCTGCCCTTCGCCGGCCACCCCACGCTCGGCACGGCCGCGGTGCTGCGCGGCGCGAGCGGGGCAGCCGAGGTGGTGCTGGAGCTCGGGGTGGGGCGCGTGCCGGTCGCGTTCGAGGACGGCCCCGGCGGCGCCTTCGGCGAGATGCGGCAGCGCGCGCCGGTCTTCGGGGCGCGCCACGACCACCGCGAGGTGGCGCGGGCGCTGGGCCTGCCGGACGGCGTCCTCGACGAGGCGCTGCCGATCGAGACGGTCTCGACCGGCCTCGCCTTCGCCATCGCGCCGGTCCGCTCGCTGGCCGCCCTGGAGCGGCTCCGGCCGGACCTGGCCCGCGGCGCCGACTACCTGGCGCGGACCGACGCGCGCTTCTTCTACTTCGTCGCGCGCGAGACGGTGGACCCGGCGGCGCGCCTCCACGCGCGGATGCTGTTCTACGGCGGAGAGGACCCCGCCACCGGCTCCGCGGCCGGCTGCTGCGCCGCCTGGATGGTGGCGCACGGCGTGGCGCGCCCGGACGAGCGCGTCCTCATCGAGCAGGGCCTCGAGACCCGCCGGCCGAGCCGGCTCCACGTGCGGGCGGGGCGGCGCGCGGGCGCGGTCGAGGACGTCCGCGTCGGAGGGCACACGGTCGAGGTGGGATGGGGCGAGCTCGCGTTCTGA